The following DNA comes from Paraburkholderia sp. PGU19.
GAGCGCCTCGTGCAAATTCTGACGGGCGGTCAGTCGGCGGCGCCCGGCGCCCACTCGCGCCTGTATCTGGTTTTCGACGGCAGCGGCGTGCTGTGCAGCGTCGGTGGACGCTCGGTTCTCTGTTTGCATGGCAACGAGGTCGATCGCTGGAATCCCGCGAATTTCGAAAGAATCCGCGAGATAGCACGCGACGTACAGATTGGCCGGGCGGTCGAGCCGTGGATTCCGAATGCAGGCAGCAAGATGGTGATCGACGTGATGAATCCGGTGAAGCGCGAGTACCCCTTCGTCGATCTGCTGAAGCCGGAACAGGCGGCTGTGGCGCCGACGCTTGCGGCATGCGCACCGCAACTGGTCAGCGAACTCGACCGGGCGAAAAAACTGGCGGCCGTCGCGCTGACGCGCGTATGGGCTGGCGTGCGCAAACCCGACGGAATGCTGGGCGCAACCGAGGCGGAAGACGGCGCCGCGCCGTCCACGATCGACGCCGCACGTCCGCCCGTCACCGCAGCCGCAAGGTCGCAGCAGGCCGCGCTTCAGGCACACGAACTGTTGCTGATGGCCGATGACCGGGCGCGCCGCGGCGTCACCGCCACCGACCTCGTTGCCGGCGTCGAGGCCCTCCAGCTCGATGCGTTCGGCGCGCTGATCAAATGGTCCCGGAAGGACTCGACCAGCGAGGTCTTGCGCGAGGCGCTCGAAAACCTCGACCGCGACCGCAGCTTCGACATTGGCGATCGCGACGACACCGCAGTGCAGCTCGATGCCGAAGTGTCACCGGACATCGACGTCGTCATAGCCGGTCATACCCATCTCGAACGCGCGATGCGCCGCAGAAATGGACGCGGCTACTATTTCAACAGCGGCACATGGGCGCGCCTGATTCGCATCAAGCCCGAAGTGCGTGCCGACGCGCAACAGTTCGCGCAAGTCTTCGCGGCGCTCAAGCGCGGCACCATGGCTGATCTCGACGCCGCACACGATCTGGTCATCAAGTCCTGCACAGTCGTGGTTGTATGGCGAGAT
Coding sequences within:
- a CDS encoding phosphoesterase, with the translated sequence MALVINGDFVDFLAEEDATYFDPHGAIHKLERIALKDDTFRAVFEAFPYFLGKERRRLIVNLGNHDLELALPWVRERLVQILTGGQSAAPGAHSRLYLVFDGSGVLCSVGGRSVLCLHGNEVDRWNPANFERIREIARDVQIGRAVEPWIPNAGSKMVIDVMNPVKREYPFVDLLKPEQAAVAPTLAACAPQLVSELDRAKKLAAVALTRVWAGVRKPDGMLGATEAEDGAAPSTIDAARPPVTAAARSQQAALQAHELLLMADDRARRGVTATDLVAGVEALQLDAFGALIKWSRKDSTSEVLREALENLDRDRSFDIGDRDDTAVQLDAEVSPDIDVVIAGHTHLERAMRRRNGRGYYFNSGTWARLIRIKPEVRADAQQFAQVFAALKRGTMADLDAAHDLVIKSCTVVVVWRDAVDSVKAELRHVKTIDDKTELDADLPASCMEIR